A single genomic interval of bacterium harbors:
- a CDS encoding PD-(D/E)XK nuclease family protein yields the protein EGLGLRAEKLSLYFLQKDEIVTTTRTDEQLAQVVEEILSVAEGISSRRFEPKQDPFRCGRCDYAGICPAMEF from the coding sequence GGGAAGGTCTTGGGTTAAGAGCAGAAAAGCTCAGTTTGTATTTCCTGCAAAAAGATGAGATCGTAACAACAACCCGTACGGATGAGCAACTCGCACAAGTCGTCGAGGAAATACTTTCGGTTGCAGAAGGCATCTCTTCTCGCAGGTTTGAGCCAAAACAGGATCCCTTCAGGTGCGGACGATGTGACTACGCGGGAATATGCCCAGCCATGGAGTTTTAG